One part of the Homo sapiens chromosome 19, GRCh38.p14 Primary Assembly genome encodes these proteins:
- the LYPD3 gene encoding ly6/PLAUR domain-containing protein 3 precursor, whose protein sequence is MDPARKAGAQAMIWTAGWLLLLLLRGGAQALECYSCVQKADDGCSPNKMKTVKCAPGVDVCTEAVGAVETIHGQFSLAVRGCGSGLPGKNDRGLDLHGLLAFIQLQQCAQDRCNAKLNLTSRALDPAGNESAYPPNGVECYSCVGLSREACQGTSPPVVSCYNASDHVYKGCFDGNVTLTAANVTVSLPVRGCVQDEFCTRDGVTGPGFTLSGSCCQGSRCNSDLRNKTYFSPRIPPLVRLPPPEPTTVASTTSVTTSTSAPVRPTSTTKPMPAPTSQTPRQGVEHEASRDEEPRLTGGAAGHQDRSNSGQYPAKGGPQQPHNKGCVAPTAGLAALLLAVAAGVLL, encoded by the exons ATGGACCCCGCCAGGAAAGCAGGTGCCCAGGCCATGATCTGGACTGCAggctggctgctgctgctgctgcttcgcGGAG GAGCGCAGGCCCTGGAGTGCTACAGCTGCGTGCAGAAAGCAGATGACGGATGCTCCCCGAACAAGATGAAGACAGTGAAGTGCGCGCCGGGCGTGGACGTCTGCACCGAGGCCGTGGGGGCGGTGGAGACCA TCCACGGACAATTCTCGCTGGCAGTGCGGGGTTGCGGTTCGGGACTCCCCGGCAAGAATGACCGCGGCCTGGATCTTCACGGGCTTCTGGCGTTCATCCAGCTGCAGCAATGCGCTCAGGATCGCTGCAACGCCAAGCTCAACCTCACCTCGCGGGCGCTCGACCCGGCAG GTAATGAGAGTGCATACCCGCCCAACGGCGTGGAGTGCTACAGCTGTGTGGGCCTGAGCCGGGAGGCGTGCCAGGGTACATCGCCGCCGGTCGTGAGCTGCTACAACGCCAGCGATCATGTCTACAAGGGCTGCTTCGACGGCAACGTCACCTTGACGGCAG CTAATGTGACTGTGTCCTTGCCTGTCCGGGGCTGTGTCCAGGATGAATTCTGCACTCGGGATGGAGTAACAGGCCCAGGGTTCACGCTCAGTGGCTCCTGTTGCCAGGGGTCCCGCTGTAACTCTGACCTCCGCAACAAGACCTACTTCTCCCCTCGAATCCCACCCCTTGTCCGGCTGCCCCCTCCAGAGCCCACGACTGTGGCCTCAACCACATCTGTCACCACTTCTACCTCGGCCCCAGTGAGACCCACATCCACCACCAAACCCATGCCAGCGCCAACCAGTCAGACTCCGAGACAGGGAGTAGAACACGAGGCCTCCCGGGATGAGGAGCCCAGGTTGACTGGAGGCGCCGCTGGCCACCAGGACCGCAGCAATTCAGGGCAGTATCCTGCAAAAGGGGGGCCCCAGCAGCCCCATAATAAAGGCTGTGTGGCTCCCACAGCTGGATTGGCAGCCCTTCTGTTGGCCGTGGCTGCTGGTG
- the PHLDB3 gene encoding pleckstrin homology-like domain family B member 3 isoform X2: MGTRSSPEEGTPPPLVPECDVEVQPQGHPEESREQEASEVLAEPSSRGGAEQQAEEEEVGEGSSTESSRDAPEATPPIAMAATPPASTSSREGVRGAARRLQGQQLEALTRVALMEQRVKELQRQRKELRIEMEVEVALLRGELAGERVAARREEEQLRELLEQQAASEQRGRQQREQEQRRLSQERDRLEGLRQRLRKAQGQLDSQPEDQRERLLQGVQEMREQLDVAQRAYEDLEFQQLERESRQEEEDRDSPGPQVPDPKVQELQASMAQHRHRIRVLEEQLKSLGEQMAAESRGLSRKKEEALQALSQERSRLLELNCLQGTPGGDFSEPNPALTKLLFTQKTDRQLLVLQDAVAHSAATPTSSCLFSVHSSLQGSIGLQRTGSLPRKRGERGSQRGSPRPLSFHCTESLEASALPPAVGDSGRYPLYQLLNCGRGNSCGAIHPDIAHMERLLQQAMAERERLLKAREGTRRGTEGSSGPAVPAITVSGCCCRGPLVKMGGRIKTWRKRWFCFDRQARRLAYYADKEETKLKGVIYFQAIEEVYYDHLRCAFKSPNPRLTFCVKTYERLFYMVAPSPEAMRIWMDVIVTAADENHAP, from the exons CGCCGCCGCTGGTCCCGGAATGCGACGTGGAGGTCCAGCCCCAGGGCCATCCCGAGGAGTCCCGGGAACAGGAGGCATCCGAAGTCCTGGCGGAACCTTCGAGCCGCGGGGGAGCTGAGcagcaggcagaggaagaagaagtGGGAGAAGGCAGCAGCACTGAGAGCAGCCGCGACGCG CCCGAGGCTACGCCTCCGATAGCTATGGCGGCCACACCTCCCGCATCCACCTCTTCGCGGGAAGGGGTGCGAGGGGCGGCGCGGCGCCTGCAAGGACAGCAGCTGGAGGCATTGACTCGTGTGGCCCTGATGGAGCAGCGAGTGAAGGAGCTACAGCGCCAGAGGAAGGAGCTGAGGATCGAG atggaggtggaggtggcctTGCTGCGGGGTGAGCTGGCTGGGGAGCGAGTGGCCGCTCGCCGGGAGGAGGAGCAGCTGCGGGAGCTGCTGGAGCAGCAGGCGGCCTCGGAGCAGCGCGGCCGCCAGCAGCGGGAACAG GAACAGAGGCGGCTGAGCCAGGAACGGGATCGCCTAGAGGGTCTTCGCCAGAGACTCCGCAAGGCCCAGGGACAGCTCGACTCACAGCCAGAGGACCAACGCGAGCGGCTTCTGCAGGGTGTGCAGGAG ATGAGGGAACAACTGGATGTGGCCCAACGTGCCTATGAGGACCTGGAGTTCCAGCAACTGGAGCGGGAGAGCcggcaggaggaggaggatcgGGACAGCCCTGGGCCCCAGGTGCCAGACCCCAAGGTCCAGGAACTCCAGGCCAGCATGGCGCAGCACAGA CACCGGATCCGGGTCCTGGAAGAGCAGCTCAAGTCACTGGGGGAGCAGATGGCAGCCGAGAGCCGGGGGTTGAGCCGGAAGAAGGAGGAGGCCCTTCAGGCCCTGTCACAG GAACGGAGCCGGCTGCTCGAGCTCAATTGCCTTCAGGGAACACCTGGCGGGGACTTCTCTGAGCCCAACCCGGCCCTCACTAAG CTGCTGTTCACCCAGAAGACAGACCGCCAGCTGCTGGTGCTCCAGGATGCCGTGGCCCACTCCGCTGCCACCCCTACTTCTTCCTGCCTCTTTTCTGTCCACAGCTCCCTGCAG GGCTCCATTGGCCTCCAGAGGACTGGGAGCCTGCCCCGGAAAAGGGGGGAGAGGGGGAGCCAGAGAGGATCCCCCCGACCTCTGTCCTTCCATTGTACTG AATCCCTGGAGGCCTCAGCTCTCCCGCCAGCAGTGGGGGACTCCGGCAGATACCCCCTCTACCAGCTGCTGAACTGTGGCCGTGGGAATAG CTGTGGGGCCATCCATCCAGACATTGCCCACATGGAGCGGCTCCTGCAGCAGGCCATGGCGGAGAGGGAGCGGCTGCTCAAGGCCCGG GAAGGAACAAGAAGGGGCACGGAAGGTTCCTCAGGCCCTGCTGTTCCTGCCATCACG GTGTCTGGGTGCTGCTGCCGTGGACCCCTGGTGAAGATGGGCGGCCGCATCAAGACCTGGAGGAAGCGATGGTTCTGCTTTGACCGCCAAGCCCGCCGCTTGGCCTACTATGCGG ACAAGGAAGAGACCAAGCTCAAAGGTGTCATCTACTTCCAGGCCATTGAGGAAGTCTATTATGACCACTTACGCTGTGCCTTCAAG AGCCCCAACCCCCGCCTGACCTTCTGCGTCAAAACCTACGAACGCCTTTTCTACATGGTGGCTCCGAGCCCCGAAGCCATGCGCATTTGGATGGACGTCATCGTGACCGCCGCTGACGAAAACCACGCCCCCTGA
- the PHLDB3 gene encoding pleckstrin homology-like domain family B member 3 isoform X1, which produces MGTRSSPEEGTPPPLVPECDVEVQPQGHPEESREQEASEVLAEPSSRGGAEQQAEEEEVGEGSSTESSRDAPEATPPIAMAATPPASTSSREGVRGAARRLQGQQLEALTRVALMEQRVKELQRQRKELRIEMEVEVALLRGELAGERVAARREEEQLRELLEQQAASEQRGRQQREQEQRRLSQERDRLEGLRQRLRKAQGQLDSQPEDQRERLLQGVQEMREQLDVAQRAYEDLEFQQLERESRQEEEDRDSPGPQVPDPKVQELQASMAQHRHRIRVLEEQLKSLGEQMAAESRGLSRKKEEALQALSQERSRLLELNCLQGTPGGDFSEPNPALTKLLFTQKTDRQLLVLQDAVAHSAATPTSSCLFSVHSSLQGSIGLQRTGSLPRKRGERGSQRGSPRPLSFHCTESLEASALPPAVGDSGRYPLYQLLNCGRGNSCGAIHPDIAHMERLLQQAMAERERLLKAREGTRRGTEGSSGPAVPAITAPPTPPHPPGPRILDLRQHLEGWGHNPENCPHVQVSGCCCRGPLVKMGGRIKTWRKRWFCFDRQARRLAYYADKEETKLKGVIYFQAIEEVYYDHLRCAFKSPNPRLTFCVKTYERLFYMVAPSPEAMRIWMDVIVTAADENHAP; this is translated from the exons CGCCGCCGCTGGTCCCGGAATGCGACGTGGAGGTCCAGCCCCAGGGCCATCCCGAGGAGTCCCGGGAACAGGAGGCATCCGAAGTCCTGGCGGAACCTTCGAGCCGCGGGGGAGCTGAGcagcaggcagaggaagaagaagtGGGAGAAGGCAGCAGCACTGAGAGCAGCCGCGACGCG CCCGAGGCTACGCCTCCGATAGCTATGGCGGCCACACCTCCCGCATCCACCTCTTCGCGGGAAGGGGTGCGAGGGGCGGCGCGGCGCCTGCAAGGACAGCAGCTGGAGGCATTGACTCGTGTGGCCCTGATGGAGCAGCGAGTGAAGGAGCTACAGCGCCAGAGGAAGGAGCTGAGGATCGAG atggaggtggaggtggcctTGCTGCGGGGTGAGCTGGCTGGGGAGCGAGTGGCCGCTCGCCGGGAGGAGGAGCAGCTGCGGGAGCTGCTGGAGCAGCAGGCGGCCTCGGAGCAGCGCGGCCGCCAGCAGCGGGAACAG GAACAGAGGCGGCTGAGCCAGGAACGGGATCGCCTAGAGGGTCTTCGCCAGAGACTCCGCAAGGCCCAGGGACAGCTCGACTCACAGCCAGAGGACCAACGCGAGCGGCTTCTGCAGGGTGTGCAGGAG ATGAGGGAACAACTGGATGTGGCCCAACGTGCCTATGAGGACCTGGAGTTCCAGCAACTGGAGCGGGAGAGCcggcaggaggaggaggatcgGGACAGCCCTGGGCCCCAGGTGCCAGACCCCAAGGTCCAGGAACTCCAGGCCAGCATGGCGCAGCACAGA CACCGGATCCGGGTCCTGGAAGAGCAGCTCAAGTCACTGGGGGAGCAGATGGCAGCCGAGAGCCGGGGGTTGAGCCGGAAGAAGGAGGAGGCCCTTCAGGCCCTGTCACAG GAACGGAGCCGGCTGCTCGAGCTCAATTGCCTTCAGGGAACACCTGGCGGGGACTTCTCTGAGCCCAACCCGGCCCTCACTAAG CTGCTGTTCACCCAGAAGACAGACCGCCAGCTGCTGGTGCTCCAGGATGCCGTGGCCCACTCCGCTGCCACCCCTACTTCTTCCTGCCTCTTTTCTGTCCACAGCTCCCTGCAG GGCTCCATTGGCCTCCAGAGGACTGGGAGCCTGCCCCGGAAAAGGGGGGAGAGGGGGAGCCAGAGAGGATCCCCCCGACCTCTGTCCTTCCATTGTACTG AATCCCTGGAGGCCTCAGCTCTCCCGCCAGCAGTGGGGGACTCCGGCAGATACCCCCTCTACCAGCTGCTGAACTGTGGCCGTGGGAATAG CTGTGGGGCCATCCATCCAGACATTGCCCACATGGAGCGGCTCCTGCAGCAGGCCATGGCGGAGAGGGAGCGGCTGCTCAAGGCCCGG GAAGGAACAAGAAGGGGCACGGAAGGTTCCTCAGGCCCTGCTGTTCCTGCCATCACG gccccacccaccccaccccaccctccaggcCCGCGAATCTTGGATCTCCGGCAGCATCTGGAGGGATGGGGCCACAACCCGGAAAACTGCCCACATGTGCAGGTGTCTGGGTGCTGCTGCCGTGGACCCCTGGTGAAGATGGGCGGCCGCATCAAGACCTGGAGGAAGCGATGGTTCTGCTTTGACCGCCAAGCCCGCCGCTTGGCCTACTATGCGG ACAAGGAAGAGACCAAGCTCAAAGGTGTCATCTACTTCCAGGCCATTGAGGAAGTCTATTATGACCACTTACGCTGTGCCTTCAAG AGCCCCAACCCCCGCCTGACCTTCTGCGTCAAAACCTACGAACGCCTTTTCTACATGGTGGCTCCGAGCCCCGAAGCCATGCGCATTTGGATGGACGTCATCGTGACCGCCGCTGACGAAAACCACGCCCCCTGA
- the PHLDB3 gene encoding pleckstrin homology-like domain family B member 3 → MGTRSSPEEGTPPPLVPECDVEVQPQGHPEESREQEASEVLAEPSSRGGAEQQAEEEEVGEGSSTESSRDAPEATPPIAMAATPPASTSSREGVRGAARRLQGQQLEALTRVALMEQRVKELQRQRKELRIEMEVEVALLRGELAGERVAARREEEQLRELLEQQAASEQRGRQQREQEQRRLSQERDRLEGLRQRLRKAQGQLDSQPEDQRERLLQGVQEMREQLDVAQRAYEDLEFQQLERESRQEEEDRDSPGPQVPDPKVQELQASMAQHRRGALQHRIRVLEEQLKSLGEQMAAESRGLSRKKEEALQALSQERSRLLELNCLQGTPGGDFSEPNPALTKLLFTQKTDRQLLVLQDAVAHSAATPTSSCLFSVHSSLQGSIGLQRTGSLPRKRGERGSQRGSPRPLSFHCTESLEASALPPAVGDSGRYPLYQLLNCGRGNSCGAIHPDIAHMERLLQQAMAERERLLKAREGTRRGTEGSSGPAVPAITAPPTPPHPPGPRILDLRQHLEGWGHNPENCPHVQVSGCCCRGPLVKMGGRIKTWRKRWFCFDRQARRLAYYADKEETKLKGVIYFQAIEEVYYDHLRCAFKSPNPRLTFCVKTYERLFYMVAPSPEAMRIWMDVIVTAADENHAP, encoded by the exons CGCCGCCGCTGGTCCCGGAATGCGACGTGGAGGTCCAGCCCCAGGGCCATCCCGAGGAGTCCCGGGAACAGGAGGCATCCGAAGTCCTGGCGGAACCTTCGAGCCGCGGGGGAGCTGAGcagcaggcagaggaagaagaagtGGGAGAAGGCAGCAGCACTGAGAGCAGCCGCGACGCG CCCGAGGCTACGCCTCCGATAGCTATGGCGGCCACACCTCCCGCATCCACCTCTTCGCGGGAAGGGGTGCGAGGGGCGGCGCGGCGCCTGCAAGGACAGCAGCTGGAGGCATTGACTCGTGTGGCCCTGATGGAGCAGCGAGTGAAGGAGCTACAGCGCCAGAGGAAGGAGCTGAGGATCGAG atggaggtggaggtggcctTGCTGCGGGGTGAGCTGGCTGGGGAGCGAGTGGCCGCTCGCCGGGAGGAGGAGCAGCTGCGGGAGCTGCTGGAGCAGCAGGCGGCCTCGGAGCAGCGCGGCCGCCAGCAGCGGGAACAG GAACAGAGGCGGCTGAGCCAGGAACGGGATCGCCTAGAGGGTCTTCGCCAGAGACTCCGCAAGGCCCAGGGACAGCTCGACTCACAGCCAGAGGACCAACGCGAGCGGCTTCTGCAGGGTGTGCAGGAG ATGAGGGAACAACTGGATGTGGCCCAACGTGCCTATGAGGACCTGGAGTTCCAGCAACTGGAGCGGGAGAGCcggcaggaggaggaggatcgGGACAGCCCTGGGCCCCAGGTGCCAGACCCCAAGGTCCAGGAACTCCAGGCCAGCATGGCGCAGCACAGA AGGGGTGCTCTGCAGCACCGGATCCGGGTCCTGGAAGAGCAGCTCAAGTCACTGGGGGAGCAGATGGCAGCCGAGAGCCGGGGGTTGAGCCGGAAGAAGGAGGAGGCCCTTCAGGCCCTGTCACAG GAACGGAGCCGGCTGCTCGAGCTCAATTGCCTTCAGGGAACACCTGGCGGGGACTTCTCTGAGCCCAACCCGGCCCTCACTAAG CTGCTGTTCACCCAGAAGACAGACCGCCAGCTGCTGGTGCTCCAGGATGCCGTGGCCCACTCCGCTGCCACCCCTACTTCTTCCTGCCTCTTTTCTGTCCACAGCTCCCTGCAG GGCTCCATTGGCCTCCAGAGGACTGGGAGCCTGCCCCGGAAAAGGGGGGAGAGGGGGAGCCAGAGAGGATCCCCCCGACCTCTGTCCTTCCATTGTACTG AATCCCTGGAGGCCTCAGCTCTCCCGCCAGCAGTGGGGGACTCCGGCAGATACCCCCTCTACCAGCTGCTGAACTGTGGCCGTGGGAATAG CTGTGGGGCCATCCATCCAGACATTGCCCACATGGAGCGGCTCCTGCAGCAGGCCATGGCGGAGAGGGAGCGGCTGCTCAAGGCCCGG GAAGGAACAAGAAGGGGCACGGAAGGTTCCTCAGGCCCTGCTGTTCCTGCCATCACG gccccacccaccccaccccaccctccaggcCCGCGAATCTTGGATCTCCGGCAGCATCTGGAGGGATGGGGCCACAACCCGGAAAACTGCCCACATGTGCAGGTGTCTGGGTGCTGCTGCCGTGGACCCCTGGTGAAGATGGGCGGCCGCATCAAGACCTGGAGGAAGCGATGGTTCTGCTTTGACCGCCAAGCCCGCCGCTTGGCCTACTATGCGG ACAAGGAAGAGACCAAGCTCAAAGGTGTCATCTACTTCCAGGCCATTGAGGAAGTCTATTATGACCACTTACGCTGTGCCTTCAAG AGCCCCAACCCCCGCCTGACCTTCTGCGTCAAAACCTACGAACGCCTTTTCTACATGGTGGCTCCGAGCCCCGAAGCCATGCGCATTTGGATGGACGTCATCGTGACCGCCGCTGACGAAAACCACGCCCCCTGA
- the PHLDB3 gene encoding pleckstrin homology-like domain family B member 3 isoform X3, with product MGTRSSPEEGTPPPLVPECDVEVQPQGHPEESREQEASEVLAEPSSRGGAEQQAEEEEVGEGSSTESSRDAPEATPPIAMAATPPASTSSREGVRGAARRLQGQQLEALTRVALMEQRVKELQRQRKELRIEMEVEVALLRGELAGERVAARREEEQLRELLEQQAASEQRGRQQREQEQRRLSQERDRLEGLRQRLRKAQGQLDSQPEDQRERLLQGVQEMREQLDVAQRAYEDLEFQQLERESRQEEEDRDSPGPQVPDPKVQELQASMAQHRHRIRVLEEQLKSLGEQMAAESRGLSRKKEEALQALSQERSRLLELNCLQGTPGGDFSEPNPALTKLLFTQKTDRQLLVLQDAVAHSAATPTSSCLFSVHSSLQGSIGLQRTGSLPRKRGERGSQRGSPRPLSFHCTESLEASALPPAVGDSGRYPLYQLLNCGRGNSCGAIHPDIAHMERLLQQAMAERERLLKAREGTRRGTEGSSGPAVPAITKIVLGLARERELQRTSSCSHDRMMVISMCGRSSGNLLYSASFSSSVHW from the exons CGCCGCCGCTGGTCCCGGAATGCGACGTGGAGGTCCAGCCCCAGGGCCATCCCGAGGAGTCCCGGGAACAGGAGGCATCCGAAGTCCTGGCGGAACCTTCGAGCCGCGGGGGAGCTGAGcagcaggcagaggaagaagaagtGGGAGAAGGCAGCAGCACTGAGAGCAGCCGCGACGCG CCCGAGGCTACGCCTCCGATAGCTATGGCGGCCACACCTCCCGCATCCACCTCTTCGCGGGAAGGGGTGCGAGGGGCGGCGCGGCGCCTGCAAGGACAGCAGCTGGAGGCATTGACTCGTGTGGCCCTGATGGAGCAGCGAGTGAAGGAGCTACAGCGCCAGAGGAAGGAGCTGAGGATCGAG atggaggtggaggtggcctTGCTGCGGGGTGAGCTGGCTGGGGAGCGAGTGGCCGCTCGCCGGGAGGAGGAGCAGCTGCGGGAGCTGCTGGAGCAGCAGGCGGCCTCGGAGCAGCGCGGCCGCCAGCAGCGGGAACAG GAACAGAGGCGGCTGAGCCAGGAACGGGATCGCCTAGAGGGTCTTCGCCAGAGACTCCGCAAGGCCCAGGGACAGCTCGACTCACAGCCAGAGGACCAACGCGAGCGGCTTCTGCAGGGTGTGCAGGAG ATGAGGGAACAACTGGATGTGGCCCAACGTGCCTATGAGGACCTGGAGTTCCAGCAACTGGAGCGGGAGAGCcggcaggaggaggaggatcgGGACAGCCCTGGGCCCCAGGTGCCAGACCCCAAGGTCCAGGAACTCCAGGCCAGCATGGCGCAGCACAGA CACCGGATCCGGGTCCTGGAAGAGCAGCTCAAGTCACTGGGGGAGCAGATGGCAGCCGAGAGCCGGGGGTTGAGCCGGAAGAAGGAGGAGGCCCTTCAGGCCCTGTCACAG GAACGGAGCCGGCTGCTCGAGCTCAATTGCCTTCAGGGAACACCTGGCGGGGACTTCTCTGAGCCCAACCCGGCCCTCACTAAG CTGCTGTTCACCCAGAAGACAGACCGCCAGCTGCTGGTGCTCCAGGATGCCGTGGCCCACTCCGCTGCCACCCCTACTTCTTCCTGCCTCTTTTCTGTCCACAGCTCCCTGCAG GGCTCCATTGGCCTCCAGAGGACTGGGAGCCTGCCCCGGAAAAGGGGGGAGAGGGGGAGCCAGAGAGGATCCCCCCGACCTCTGTCCTTCCATTGTACTG AATCCCTGGAGGCCTCAGCTCTCCCGCCAGCAGTGGGGGACTCCGGCAGATACCCCCTCTACCAGCTGCTGAACTGTGGCCGTGGGAATAG CTGTGGGGCCATCCATCCAGACATTGCCCACATGGAGCGGCTCCTGCAGCAGGCCATGGCGGAGAGGGAGCGGCTGCTCAAGGCCCGG GAAGGAACAAGAAGGGGCACGGAAGGTTCCTCAGGCCCTGCTGTTCCTGCCATCACG AAAATTGTCCTGGGCTTGGCAAGGGAAAGGGAACTGCAGAGGACCAGTTCCTGTTCCCATGACCGGATGATGGTCATCTCCATGTGTGGCAGGTCCTCGGGTAACTTGCTCTACTctgcctcattttcctcttctgtacATTGGTGA
- the PHLDB3 gene encoding pleckstrin homology-like domain family B member 3 isoform X4, whose product MGTRSSPEEGTPPPLVPECDVEVQPQGHPEESREQEASEVLAEPSSRGGAEQQAEEEEVGEGSSTESSRDAPEATPPIAMAATPPASTSSREGVRGAARRLQGQQLEALTRVALMEQRVKELQRQRKELRIEMEVEVALLRGELAGERVAARREEEQLRELLEQQAASEQRGRQQREQEQRRLSQERDRLEGLRQRLRKAQGQLDSQPEDQRERLLQGVQEMREQLDVAQRAYEDLEFQQLERESRQEEEDRDSPGPQVPDPKVQELQASMAQHRHRIRVLEEQLKSLGEQMAAESRGLSRKKEEALQALSQERSRLLELNCLQGTPGGDFSEPNPALTKLLFTQKTDRQLLVLQDAVAHSAATPTSSCLFSVHSSLQNPWRPQLSRQQWGTPADTPSTSC is encoded by the exons CGCCGCCGCTGGTCCCGGAATGCGACGTGGAGGTCCAGCCCCAGGGCCATCCCGAGGAGTCCCGGGAACAGGAGGCATCCGAAGTCCTGGCGGAACCTTCGAGCCGCGGGGGAGCTGAGcagcaggcagaggaagaagaagtGGGAGAAGGCAGCAGCACTGAGAGCAGCCGCGACGCG CCCGAGGCTACGCCTCCGATAGCTATGGCGGCCACACCTCCCGCATCCACCTCTTCGCGGGAAGGGGTGCGAGGGGCGGCGCGGCGCCTGCAAGGACAGCAGCTGGAGGCATTGACTCGTGTGGCCCTGATGGAGCAGCGAGTGAAGGAGCTACAGCGCCAGAGGAAGGAGCTGAGGATCGAG atggaggtggaggtggcctTGCTGCGGGGTGAGCTGGCTGGGGAGCGAGTGGCCGCTCGCCGGGAGGAGGAGCAGCTGCGGGAGCTGCTGGAGCAGCAGGCGGCCTCGGAGCAGCGCGGCCGCCAGCAGCGGGAACAG GAACAGAGGCGGCTGAGCCAGGAACGGGATCGCCTAGAGGGTCTTCGCCAGAGACTCCGCAAGGCCCAGGGACAGCTCGACTCACAGCCAGAGGACCAACGCGAGCGGCTTCTGCAGGGTGTGCAGGAG ATGAGGGAACAACTGGATGTGGCCCAACGTGCCTATGAGGACCTGGAGTTCCAGCAACTGGAGCGGGAGAGCcggcaggaggaggaggatcgGGACAGCCCTGGGCCCCAGGTGCCAGACCCCAAGGTCCAGGAACTCCAGGCCAGCATGGCGCAGCACAGA CACCGGATCCGGGTCCTGGAAGAGCAGCTCAAGTCACTGGGGGAGCAGATGGCAGCCGAGAGCCGGGGGTTGAGCCGGAAGAAGGAGGAGGCCCTTCAGGCCCTGTCACAG GAACGGAGCCGGCTGCTCGAGCTCAATTGCCTTCAGGGAACACCTGGCGGGGACTTCTCTGAGCCCAACCCGGCCCTCACTAAG CTGCTGTTCACCCAGAAGACAGACCGCCAGCTGCTGGTGCTCCAGGATGCCGTGGCCCACTCCGCTGCCACCCCTACTTCTTCCTGCCTCTTTTCTGTCCACAGCTCCCTGCAG AATCCCTGGAGGCCTCAGCTCTCCCGCCAGCAGTGGGGGACTCCGGCAGATACCCCCTCTACCAGCTGCTGA